Below is a window of Oreochromis aureus strain Israel breed Guangdong linkage group 4, ZZ_aureus, whole genome shotgun sequence DNA.
TTTAGccataacactttttttttttgaagaagtaaacCTGAATATTTTTCCTGAACGGATCATTCTTGATCAGTAACAGGGTCAAAGTTCATTCAGGCCTCCCCTGCCTCACATTTACACTCTtacatgtgtgtgggtgtttcaGACCTGAACGAGGCGATCCCAGAGACAGAGCTGCTGGATAACAGCATCCAGAAAGGCCGCGCCCAGCTGTCTGTCAAAACACGGAGACAACGCCCCTCCAGGTCCCGTTACCGTGACAGCATTAGCTCAACGGAGGGCGACGACTGCCTCGACAGAAAGGTGGAGGTCAGTGAGATGCAAGGAGCCCCATCTAAATATTTTAGAGAATTAAATGACAAAGATGTTGAAATCATAACATTTGACATGCACATCACAGCCAGTGATGTCATCAGTGTAAACAGGAACTTAAAattattaatttagtttttaattttaaagtattttgttAAATTCCTGAGATTATTCCATTGTTATTCCGTTTCTGGTGTGTGATGAAATCTGGTGTGTCTGTCATTCCAGGACAGTCCGTTGCACTCTGCCCGCTCGCCCCTCCACCTGGCGATGCGAGGCTCCTCCCCCTCCCCTGATTCGCTGCTGTCAGCTAGAAGCCCTGGATTCTCCTTCGACACGTCGCTGGTGAGATCACCGAGCTCACAGCaggttttaaaaagtaaaagaaaacaagtttCATCGTCCTTTCGTTTTTCAGGTCCGTCGCTCGCCAGAGGATGGAGGCTTGTCATTGGCTGGTCCGCCTCGGGGGCGGTACCATCAGCTGACCAATGCAACTTCTCAAGAGGCCCTGGTTACTCCCAGCAGCTCCCCATCTAAATCCTGTCCCTCCTCCGACTGCTCACCTGTCTACATGAGGAGGAACAGAAGGCCCGACAGTGAAGGTGCACACCTGCAAACACCTGCAAacacctgcaaacacacacgtaTGACAAACACTCGCTTCCTGTGAGAtctgatcctgtgtgtgtgtgtcggtgtgtgtgtgtgtcagtgttggTCTCTGATACGAGTCGAGACACGAGTCCAGCTGACCCCGGCAGTCCGACCGTCATCTTTGACAAGAAAACCAAAAGACGCTTCCTGGACCTGGGGTGAGACGCACACACATGTTGgtctttgtgtatttgtgagGACCCAATCACTTAACAGTAACCTGAAGgtaaagacataaaaaaaaccgGAAGATGAACCATTTATTGAACCGTCCAGTCACAGCGGCCTTTCCCAGTCCCGATCAGCTCTGACTTCAGCTTTTCAGGTGTTTTAGACTATATTTAATAGTGGTGACTGATGAGGTCATTTATGTTGCATATCAGTAAATCCTTCATCCAAGGTCCAGTCAGCACCAATGTTTCTGCACCTTTGACTGTTGTCCCTGTGTCTTCGCAGGGTGACTTTGAGGCGTTCATACATCAGAGTGAGGAAAGATAAATCCAACAGGCTCTCTGTGGGCAGCAGGTGGCTCCACCACACGCATCATTTAAGAGGATGAACGTGTGTTTTTATGCGTTTCCTGTCCTGACGCTGTCCTCTGTCCTCAGAGAGCCGTCTGAGAGTCCGTCCCGTTCCTCCGGATCCTTCATCTCCTTCTCCTGGTTCACCGAAGGACGGGGGTCGATCTCCTCCTCCGGTACTCCCCCCTGCTCCCCCAAAATTCCACCGCTGAGCTCCCCAAGACCGCGCAAGTCTCACTCCCAGGTATGAGACAAACGCAACGTTGTGTACGGTGGCCCGAAAGtgcaaaacaaaccaacaaaaca
It encodes the following:
- the samd14 gene encoding sterile alpha motif domain-containing protein 14 — its product is MSAELDDTDSVFDLNEAIPETELLDNSIQKGRAQLSVKTRRQRPSRSRYRDSISSTEGDDCLDRKVEDSPLHSARSPLHLAMRGSSPSPDSLLSARSPGFSFDTSLVRRSPEDGGLSLAGPPRGRYHQLTNATSQEALVTPSSSPSKSCPSSDCSPVYMRRNRRPDSEVLVSDTSRDTSPADPGSPTVIFDKKTKRRFLDLGVTLRRSYIRVRKDKSNRLSVGSREPSESPSRSSGSFISFSWFTEGRGSISSSGTPPCSPKIPPLSSPRPRKSHSQESALSEEFSPPHTSSSTSPPIDSSSSRSSHPYHTLSQSSDEPYDEPHSSWTTQQVCQWLRGLNMEQYVPEFSARDIDGQQLLQMDGSKLKGLGVLSSSDRSALKRRIKDVQSAAEKEKKALDKLEKQKEKQRRKDQEQRRN